The Mycolicibacterium fluoranthenivorans genome has a window encoding:
- a CDS encoding MgtC/SapB family protein, whose amino-acid sequence MIEWLADPPLFGGPGQGTRQIVELFAAFGLTALIGLEREIQGKAAGLRTQTIVGTAAALIMLISKYGFTDVLVAGTVMVDPSRVAAQIVSGIGFLGAGIIITRRGAVHGLTTAAAVWESAAIGMAAGAGLLLLAVTVTAIHFLIIVGFMPLARRLAARLAGTVRMHITYEEDRGVMTQLLAACDRRQWQLTELAADPGGKPLDAPAHLAGAMLTLAGNGVTQAPLLLAGIPGVTSIRQLDEDPD is encoded by the coding sequence ATGATTGAGTGGCTGGCCGATCCCCCACTGTTCGGCGGTCCCGGCCAGGGCACCCGCCAGATCGTCGAGTTGTTCGCCGCATTCGGCTTGACCGCGCTGATCGGCTTGGAACGCGAGATCCAGGGCAAGGCTGCCGGGTTGCGCACCCAGACCATCGTCGGCACCGCCGCGGCGTTGATCATGCTGATCAGTAAGTACGGCTTCACCGATGTGCTGGTCGCCGGGACCGTGATGGTCGACCCGTCCCGGGTCGCGGCCCAGATCGTCTCGGGCATCGGCTTTCTCGGCGCCGGCATCATCATCACCCGGCGCGGGGCGGTGCACGGTCTGACCACGGCCGCGGCGGTCTGGGAGTCCGCCGCCATCGGTATGGCCGCGGGTGCGGGGCTGTTACTGCTGGCTGTCACGGTGACCGCCATCCACTTCCTGATCATCGTCGGGTTCATGCCGCTGGCGCGCCGGCTGGCCGCCCGACTGGCAGGGACGGTCCGCATGCACATCACCTACGAGGAGGATCGCGGGGTGATGACGCAACTGCTGGCGGCCTGCGACCGGCGCCAGTGGCAGCTCACGGAGCTGGCCGCCGACCCCGGCGGGAAGCCGCTGGATGCACCCGCCCACCTGGCCGGCGCGATGCTGACGCTGGCCGGCAACGGTGTCACCCAGGCACCGCTGCTGTTGGCCGGAATTCCCGGGGTGACGTCAATCCGTCAGCTCGACGAAGATCCCGACTGA
- the uvrB gene encoding excinuclease ABC subunit UvrB, producing the protein MAFATEHPVLAHSEYRPAADAVDGIVRAGGAFEVVSEYQPAGDQPAAIDDLERRVRAGERDVVLLGATGTGKSATTAWLIERLQRPTLVMAPNKTLAAQLANELREMLPHNAVEYFVSYYDYYQPEAYIAQTDTYIEKDSSINDDVERLRHSATSSLLSRRDVVVVASVSCIYGLGTPQSYLDRSVELKVGDDVPRDGLLRLLVDVQYDRNDIAFTRGSFRVRGDTVEIIPAYEELAIRIEFFGDEVEALYYLHPLTGDVVRQVDSVRIFPATHYVAGPDRMATAISSIEAELEDRLAELEGQGKLLEAQRLRMRTNYDLEMMKQVGFCSGIENYSRHIDGRGAGTAPATLIDYFPEDFLLVIDESHVTVPQIGGMYEGDMSRKRNLVDFGFRLPSAVDNRPLTWEEFAERIGQTVYLSATPGNYEMAQAGGEFVEQVIRPTGLVDPQVHVKPTKGQIDDLIGEIRLRTERDERVLVTTLTKKMAEDLTDYLLEMGIRVRYLHSEVDTLRRVELLRQLRLGEYDVLVGINLLREGLDLPEVSLVAILDADKEGFLRSPRSLIQTIGRAARNVSGEVHMYADKITDSMKQAIEETERRRAKQIAYNEAHGIDPQPLRKKIADILDQVYREADDTESVQVGGSGRNASRGRRAQGEPGRAVSAGIIEGRDTANMPRAELADLIKDLTEQMMTAARDLQFELAARIRDEIQDLKKELRGMDAAGLK; encoded by the coding sequence ATGGCTTTCGCTACCGAACATCCCGTACTGGCGCATTCGGAGTACCGGCCTGCCGCCGACGCCGTGGATGGCATCGTGCGCGCCGGCGGTGCGTTCGAGGTGGTCAGCGAGTACCAGCCGGCCGGTGACCAGCCGGCTGCCATCGACGACCTGGAGCGCAGAGTCAGGGCAGGGGAGCGTGACGTCGTGCTGCTCGGCGCCACCGGTACCGGTAAATCGGCGACCACGGCGTGGCTCATCGAACGGCTGCAGCGGCCCACCCTGGTGATGGCGCCGAACAAGACCCTGGCCGCGCAGCTGGCCAATGAACTGCGGGAGATGTTGCCGCACAACGCTGTCGAGTACTTCGTGTCGTACTACGACTACTACCAGCCCGAAGCGTATATCGCGCAGACGGACACCTACATCGAGAAGGACAGCTCGATCAACGACGATGTCGAGCGGCTGCGGCACTCGGCGACGTCGAGCCTGCTCTCGCGCCGCGACGTCGTCGTGGTCGCCTCGGTATCCTGCATCTACGGCCTGGGTACCCCGCAGTCCTATCTGGACCGCTCGGTGGAGCTCAAGGTCGGCGACGACGTGCCCCGCGACGGCCTGCTGCGGCTGCTGGTGGACGTGCAGTACGACCGCAACGACATCGCGTTCACCCGCGGCTCCTTCCGGGTCCGCGGTGACACCGTCGAGATCATCCCGGCTTACGAGGAACTCGCGATCCGCATCGAGTTCTTCGGCGACGAGGTCGAAGCGCTGTACTACCTGCACCCGCTGACCGGTGATGTGGTGCGCCAGGTCGACTCGGTGCGTATCTTCCCGGCCACCCACTACGTGGCGGGCCCGGATCGGATGGCCACCGCGATCTCCAGCATCGAGGCCGAACTCGAGGACCGGCTGGCCGAACTGGAGGGCCAGGGCAAGCTGCTGGAGGCCCAGCGGCTGCGCATGCGCACCAACTACGACCTGGAGATGATGAAGCAGGTCGGGTTCTGTTCCGGCATCGAGAACTACTCCCGCCACATCGACGGCCGCGGCGCGGGAACGGCGCCGGCCACGCTGATCGACTATTTCCCGGAGGACTTCCTGCTGGTCATCGACGAATCGCACGTCACGGTGCCGCAGATCGGCGGCATGTACGAGGGCGATATGTCGCGTAAGCGCAATCTGGTGGACTTCGGGTTCCGGCTGCCCTCGGCCGTCGACAACCGCCCGCTGACGTGGGAGGAGTTCGCCGAACGCATCGGCCAGACGGTCTACCTGTCGGCGACGCCGGGCAACTACGAGATGGCGCAGGCCGGTGGCGAGTTCGTCGAGCAGGTCATCCGCCCCACCGGGCTGGTCGATCCGCAGGTGCACGTCAAGCCCACCAAGGGCCAGATCGACGATCTGATCGGCGAGATCCGGCTGCGCACCGAACGCGATGAGCGGGTGCTTGTCACCACGCTGACCAAGAAGATGGCCGAGGATCTCACCGACTATCTGCTGGAGATGGGTATCCGGGTGCGGTACCTGCACTCCGAGGTGGACACGCTGCGGCGGGTCGAACTGCTGCGACAGCTGCGGCTCGGCGAGTACGACGTGCTGGTGGGTATCAACCTGCTTCGCGAGGGTCTGGACCTGCCGGAGGTGTCGCTGGTGGCCATCCTCGACGCCGACAAGGAAGGGTTCCTGCGGTCCCCGCGCAGCCTCATCCAGACCATCGGCCGGGCGGCGCGCAACGTGTCCGGCGAGGTGCACATGTACGCCGACAAGATCACCGACTCGATGAAGCAGGCGATCGAGGAGACCGAGCGGCGCCGGGCCAAGCAGATCGCCTACAACGAGGCGCACGGGATCGATCCTCAGCCGCTGCGCAAGAAGATCGCCGACATCCTCGACCAGGTGTACCGCGAAGCCGATGACACTGAGTCGGTGCAGGTTGGCGGATCGGGCCGGAATGCCTCCCGTGGGCGCCGCGCGCAGGGCGAACCCGGACGCGCCGTCAGCGCCGGCATTATCGAGGGCCGCGACACCGCGAATATGCCGCGGGCCGAGCTGGCCGACCTGATCAAGGACCTCACCGAGCAGATGATGACGGCGGCTCGGGATCTGCAGTTCGAGTTGGCCGCGCGCATCCGCGACGAGATTCAGGATCTGAAGAAGGAGTTGCGCGGGATGGACGCGGCCGGGCTGAAATGA
- a CDS encoding DUF899 domain-containing protein, giving the protein MSLSTVYPDVVSREQWLAARKKLLAREREATHLRDAVNAERRRLPMVLVDKEYRFDGPHGEVRLLDLFEGRQQLYIHHFMWLDDIDQGCPSCTAAADLTFTESDRALLTAKGVTFVCVSRAPYASIARYRDAHGWTFPWYSSRDGDFTYDLGVTLDPKRAVVQYNYKSLDELRADGWTDRDLRGDWPGASVFLRRGDAVFHTYSTYARGLDHTAVGYPFLDLTPFGRQEPWEDSPPGWPQSGLAAGMPHE; this is encoded by the coding sequence ATGTCATTGAGCACCGTCTATCCCGACGTGGTGTCCCGCGAGCAGTGGCTCGCGGCGCGAAAGAAGCTGCTGGCACGCGAACGCGAGGCCACCCACCTGCGTGATGCGGTGAACGCCGAGCGGCGCAGGCTGCCGATGGTGTTGGTCGACAAGGAGTACCGCTTCGACGGCCCGCACGGCGAGGTCCGGCTCCTTGACTTGTTCGAGGGACGTCAGCAGCTCTACATCCATCACTTCATGTGGCTCGACGATATCGACCAGGGCTGCCCCAGCTGCACCGCCGCTGCCGACCTGACCTTCACCGAATCGGACCGGGCTCTGCTGACCGCGAAAGGGGTGACGTTCGTCTGTGTGTCGCGGGCACCGTACGCCAGCATCGCCCGCTACCGCGATGCCCACGGGTGGACGTTCCCGTGGTACTCCTCGCGCGACGGAGATTTCACCTACGACCTCGGCGTCACGCTCGACCCGAAACGTGCTGTGGTGCAGTACAACTACAAATCGCTCGACGAACTGCGCGCCGACGGCTGGACCGACCGTGACCTGCGCGGCGACTGGCCCGGGGCGAGCGTCTTCCTGCGCCGCGGTGACGCGGTGTTCCACACGTATTCGACGTACGCCCGCGGGCTGGACCACACCGCGGTCGGGTATCCGTTCCTGGATCTCACCCCGTTCGGCCGGCAGGAACCCTGGGAGGATTCCCCGCCGGGCTGGCCGCAGAGCGGACTGGCCGCGGGTATGCCGCACGAATAG
- a CDS encoding MFS transporter, giving the protein MTETHAESVTAGSWRELLGPKNLGASTVLAGGVALYATNEFLTISLLPSAVAEIGGHRFYAWVTTVYLVASVVAATTVGAVLSRLGPRWSYLSGLAVFGTGSLLCATAPTMELLLVGRTVQGAAGGLLAGLGYAVINAALPQSLWVRASALVSAMWGVGTLLGPAGGGLFAQFGSWRWAFGVLVILTAAMAVLVPLALPGRAPADKPAGAGALRIPVWSLLLLGTAALAISVAGIPRDPVLTSVLLVAGLGLVAAFLVVDRRLARAGTARASVLPPTAFRPGPLKWIYLTLGLLMAATMVDMYVPLFGQRLAHLEPLVAGFLGVTLAVGWTTGEIASASVERRQAVTRIVAVAPLVMAIGLGSVALSVRADASAAVTIGWAAALIVTGTGIGMAWPHLSAWAMGSVDDAAEGATAAAAINTVQLICGAFGAGLAGVIVNANQNNDAAAARWMFGVFAVLAALTAVASYRATRAGVQSGSSSS; this is encoded by the coding sequence GTGACCGAGACACACGCCGAATCCGTGACCGCAGGCAGCTGGCGAGAGCTCCTCGGCCCGAAAAACCTTGGTGCGTCGACGGTTCTGGCCGGCGGTGTCGCACTGTATGCGACCAACGAATTCCTCACCATTAGCCTGCTGCCGAGCGCCGTCGCCGAGATCGGCGGGCACCGGTTCTATGCGTGGGTGACGACGGTCTATCTGGTGGCCTCGGTCGTGGCCGCGACGACTGTCGGTGCGGTGCTCAGCCGGCTTGGGCCCCGCTGGTCGTATCTGTCCGGGCTGGCTGTTTTCGGCACCGGCAGCTTGTTGTGCGCCACCGCGCCGACCATGGAACTGCTGCTGGTGGGCCGCACCGTGCAGGGCGCGGCAGGTGGCCTGCTGGCCGGCCTGGGCTACGCCGTCATCAATGCGGCTCTGCCGCAGTCGTTGTGGGTGCGTGCGTCGGCGCTCGTGTCGGCGATGTGGGGTGTGGGTACGCTGCTCGGACCGGCCGGCGGTGGACTGTTCGCCCAGTTCGGTTCGTGGCGTTGGGCATTCGGCGTCCTGGTGATCCTGACCGCGGCGATGGCCGTGCTGGTGCCCCTGGCGCTGCCCGGTCGCGCCCCGGCGGACAAGCCGGCCGGGGCGGGTGCACTCCGGATCCCGGTCTGGTCGCTGCTGCTGCTCGGCACGGCCGCCCTGGCGATCAGCGTGGCCGGTATCCCGCGTGATCCGGTGCTCACGTCGGTCCTGCTGGTCGCGGGGCTGGGTCTGGTCGCGGCGTTCCTCGTGGTGGACAGACGGCTCGCCCGAGCGGGGACGGCACGAGCGTCGGTGTTGCCGCCCACGGCATTCCGGCCCGGGCCGCTGAAATGGATCTACCTGACCCTGGGGCTGTTGATGGCGGCGACCATGGTCGACATGTACGTGCCGTTGTTCGGGCAGCGGCTGGCTCACCTCGAACCGTTGGTGGCGGGGTTCCTCGGGGTCACCCTGGCCGTCGGATGGACGACGGGGGAGATCGCCAGCGCGTCCGTGGAGCGCAGACAGGCGGTGACCCGCATCGTGGCCGTCGCGCCGCTGGTGATGGCGATCGGCCTCGGATCCGTCGCGCTGAGTGTGCGAGCCGACGCGTCCGCCGCGGTCACGATCGGTTGGGCGGCAGCGCTGATCGTCACCGGCACGGGGATCGGGATGGCCTGGCCGCATCTGTCGGCGTGGGCGATGGGCTCGGTGGACGACGCGGCCGAAGGAGCAACGGCGGCCGCGGCGATCAACACGGTTCAGCTGATCTGCGGGGCCTTCGGCGCGGGGCTGGCCGGTGTCATCGTCAACGCCAACCAGAACAATGACGCCGCGGCGGCACGGTGGATGTTCGGAGTGTTCGCCGTGCTGGCGGCCCTCACCGCGGTGGCGTCATACCGGGCCACCCGAGCGGGTGTTCAGTCGGGATCTTCGTCGAGCTGA